One genomic segment of Ehrlichia chaffeensis str. Arkansas includes these proteins:
- the gyrB gene encoding DNA topoisomerase (ATP-hydrolyzing) subunit B, whose protein sequence is MDDYNASSITVLKGLDAVRKRPGMYIGDTDDGSGLHHMVYEVIDNSIDEALAGFCNKIDIVIQSDGSVSVVDNGRGIPVDMHEDEGMSAAEVIMTQLHAGGKFDHNSYKVSGGLHGVGISVVNALSSWLELTIWRNGKEYFMRFEDGITVKSLSVVGENTTKKGTKITFLPSKNIFSSINFSYSTLENRIRELSFLNSNINMNLKDLRGAQILNSSFGLKDNSKVNDIEDRGTAAFVKYLDRNKTAVTKVVHIEGIVLEHGISLELSMHWNDSYYENMLCFTNNIRQKDGGTHLAGFRSAMTRCINNYATNEGFLKKAKVNILGEDVREGLTCVLAIKLPDPKFSSQTKDKLVSSEARTAVENIVYEKLTNIFETNPKLATSIIERIIRSAKGREAARRARDLIKSKNGFDFTILPGKLADCQEKSPELSELFIVEGNSAGGSAKQGRDRRSQAVLSLKGKILNVERASLDRILSSAEIASLITAIGSNIGTENFDIEKVRYHKVIIMTDADVDGSHIRTLLLTFFFRYMREVIEKGYLYIAQPPLYKVTKHKKEFYIKNDDMLHDYIINNAVKDLTLNAGESYSGNSLSKVLHQCMNISKITKSYDRVIPQHVLESLIIFFRKHNFDSAGAISDHLNKVFCEYEWSVEIPKEDEISIFRLSHGLVDKYYINSAMMNSEDIKHVIAMCDGIEDIFYNMPILSTKDNNIKISSPTSLVDNIIEFGKKDMTLQRFKGLGEMNADQLWDTTLNPETRTLLKIKIADCEAADSIFSVLMGDFVEPRRDFINNNALNVQNIDA, encoded by the coding sequence ATGGATGATTATAATGCGAGTTCGATTACTGTCTTAAAAGGACTTGATGCGGTTAGAAAAAGACCAGGCATGTATATTGGTGATACTGATGATGGATCTGGATTACACCACATGGTATATGAGGTTATTGATAATTCTATAGATGAAGCGCTTGCTGGATTTTGCAATAAAATAGATATTGTAATTCAAAGTGATGGGTCTGTTTCTGTTGTGGATAATGGTAGAGGTATACCTGTAGATATGCATGAGGACGAAGGCATGTCAGCTGCTGAAGTAATTATGACACAGCTACATGCTGGTGGTAAATTTGACCACAATAGTTATAAGGTTTCAGGTGGACTTCATGGTGTTGGTATATCAGTTGTGAATGCTCTTTCTAGTTGGTTAGAGTTGACCATATGGCGTAATGGTAAAGAGTATTTTATGCGTTTTGAAGATGGGATAACTGTGAAATCGTTATCTGTGGTTGGTGAGAATACAACTAAGAAGGGTACTAAAATTACTTTTTTACCATCTAAGAATATTTTTTCATCTATAAATTTTAGTTATTCAACGTTAGAGAATCGTATTAGAGAGCTGTCCTTCCTTAATTCAAATATTAATATGAACCTAAAGGATTTAAGGGGTGCTCAAATATTAAATTCATCTTTTGGTTTGAAGGATAATTCTAAAGTTAATGATATAGAGGATAGAGGAACTGCTGCTTTTGTAAAATATCTTGATCGCAATAAAACTGCTGTAACCAAAGTTGTTCATATAGAGGGAATTGTGCTTGAACATGGGATTAGCTTAGAACTCTCAATGCATTGGAATGATTCTTACTATGAGAATATGTTATGCTTTACAAATAATATTAGGCAGAAGGATGGTGGTACTCATCTTGCAGGGTTCAGATCAGCTATGACACGTTGTATTAATAATTATGCAACAAATGAGGGTTTCTTAAAAAAGGCAAAAGTAAATATTTTAGGAGAAGATGTAAGGGAAGGTTTAACTTGTGTATTGGCAATAAAATTGCCTGATCCTAAATTTTCATCTCAGACTAAAGATAAATTGGTAAGTTCTGAAGCAAGGACAGCTGTAGAAAATATAGTGTATGAAAAGCTTACAAATATTTTTGAAACTAATCCTAAGTTGGCTACTAGCATTATAGAAAGAATAATTAGATCTGCTAAAGGGAGAGAAGCTGCTCGTAGAGCAAGAGATTTGATAAAAAGTAAGAACGGTTTTGACTTTACTATTTTACCAGGTAAATTGGCAGACTGTCAGGAAAAGTCTCCAGAGTTATCTGAATTATTTATTGTAGAGGGTAATTCTGCAGGTGGTTCTGCAAAGCAAGGGCGTGATAGACGTTCTCAAGCTGTGTTATCTTTGAAGGGAAAGATATTAAATGTAGAACGTGCAAGTTTAGATCGTATATTATCATCAGCAGAAATAGCATCATTAATTACTGCAATAGGTAGTAATATTGGAACTGAAAATTTTGATATTGAAAAAGTGCGTTATCATAAAGTTATTATTATGACAGATGCAGATGTTGATGGGTCACACATTAGAACTTTATTGTTAACATTCTTTTTCCGTTATATGCGTGAAGTGATAGAAAAAGGGTATTTATATATTGCACAGCCTCCACTTTATAAGGTTACAAAACATAAGAAAGAATTTTATATAAAAAATGATGATATGTTGCATGATTATATAATTAATAATGCAGTAAAAGATCTCACTCTTAATGCAGGTGAAAGCTATTCAGGAAATAGTTTATCTAAGGTTTTACATCAATGTATGAATATTAGTAAGATAACAAAATCTTATGATAGGGTAATTCCTCAGCATGTTTTAGAATCATTGATTATTTTCTTTAGAAAGCATAATTTTGATTCTGCTGGTGCAATATCTGATCATTTAAATAAAGTTTTTTGTGAATATGAATGGAGTGTTGAAATACCTAAAGAAGATGAGATAAGTATTTTTAGATTATCTCATGGGCTGGTTGATAAATATTATATTAATAGCGCAATGATGAATTCAGAAGATATTAAGCATGTTATTGCTATGTGTGATGGAATTGAGGATATTTTTTATAATATGCCTATTTTATCTACTAAAGACAATAATATAAAAATAAGTTCACCTACTTCTTTAGTAGATAATATTATTGAATTTGGTAAAAAGGATATGACCTTACAGAGGTTTAAAGGTTTAGGTGAAATGAATGCAGATCAATTGTGGGATACCACATTAAATCCTGAAACAAGGACACTCCTAAAAATTAAAATAGCTGATTGTGAAGCTGCTGATTCAATATTTTCAGTGCTTATGGGTGATTTTGTAGAACCAAGACGTGACTTTATTAATAATAATGCTTTAAATGTACAAAATATTGATGCGTAA
- a CDS encoding aspartate carbamoyltransferase catalytic subunit, with amino-acid sequence MKTLLEVSNLTSDDIESIFNLTIQYFNNTNLNHNILTGKVIVNLFFESSTRTLSSFEIAEKSLGAHSITLNINTSSINKGESIIDTISNIDAMNPDLIIIRSQYSQFIKKISEYLPSCSIINAGDGHHEHPTQALTDYCTIRYIKKDINNLNISICGDILHSRVARSNIRLLSRYGANISLVAPPTLSCNLTGISHIYHNLIEGIRNADVIMLLRLQKERIINCVIPSEQEYSHLYMLNHEKLLHAKKDVIVMHPGPTNKGIEISNNVAEKNSVILLQVKMGVAARKAILHYLLYNKSI; translated from the coding sequence ATGAAGACACTATTAGAGGTAAGTAATCTAACATCTGATGACATAGAATCTATTTTTAACCTTACAATACAGTACTTTAATAATACAAACTTAAACCATAATATCCTAACTGGAAAAGTCATTGTTAACCTATTTTTTGAAAGCTCAACACGTACTTTATCTTCTTTTGAAATTGCAGAAAAATCACTAGGTGCACATTCTATTACTTTAAACATTAACACATCATCTATAAATAAAGGAGAAAGCATTATAGACACTATTTCAAATATAGATGCAATGAATCCTGATTTAATTATCATAAGGTCGCAATACAGTCAATTTATCAAAAAAATATCAGAATATCTACCAAGCTGTTCTATAATAAATGCCGGAGATGGACATCATGAACACCCAACACAAGCATTAACAGATTACTGTACTATACGTTACATAAAAAAAGATATTAATAATTTAAATATATCTATATGTGGAGATATATTACACAGTAGAGTCGCAAGATCAAATATAAGATTATTATCCAGATATGGAGCTAATATATCTTTAGTTGCTCCCCCAACATTATCATGTAACTTAACAGGTATATCACATATATATCACAACTTAATTGAAGGAATACGCAATGCAGATGTCATCATGTTGCTAAGGCTACAAAAAGAACGCATTATTAATTGTGTTATTCCTTCAGAACAAGAATACTCTCACCTATATATGCTAAACCATGAAAAACTATTACATGCAAAAAAAGACGTCATAGTTATGCATCCAGGACCTACAAATAAAGGGATAGAAATCTCCAATAACGTGGCAGAAAAAAATTCTGTAATTCTATTACAAGTAAAAATGGGTGTTGCAGCACGTAAAGCTATATTACATTATTTACTGTACAATAAGTCAATATAA
- the truA gene encoding tRNA pseudouridine(38-40) synthase TruA, with the protein MRYKITIEYNGSNFIGWQKQKHSSNSIQEILENAILKFSQQHTTVYVAGRTDAGVHALGQVAHFDLTTNLDTYVVRNAINYHLIPHAIAILSVEKTDDKFHARFSAKKRHYLYKIINRYSPLTIDYNRAWLIHNPLNIENMIQAIEYIKGNHDFSSFRARHCQSKNPIKTIDDLKIIHNNQSINIHISAISFLHHQVRIIVGTLVECGKNNFSPEHIKNILKAKNRSYAGMTAPPYGLYFVKVDY; encoded by the coding sequence ATGCGATATAAAATTACTATAGAATATAATGGATCTAATTTTATTGGATGGCAAAAACAAAAACACTCATCAAATTCCATTCAAGAAATTCTTGAAAATGCAATACTCAAATTTTCACAACAACATACTACAGTATATGTTGCGGGAAGGACTGATGCTGGTGTACATGCTTTAGGTCAAGTAGCACATTTTGATTTAACAACAAACCTTGACACATATGTAGTAAGAAATGCAATAAATTATCACTTAATACCTCATGCAATTGCCATATTAAGTGTAGAAAAAACAGATGATAAATTTCATGCAAGATTTTCAGCAAAAAAACGTCACTATTTATACAAAATAATAAATCGTTATTCACCATTAACAATAGATTATAATCGTGCGTGGCTTATACATAATCCTTTAAATATTGAAAATATGATACAAGCTATCGAATATATAAAAGGTAATCATGATTTCTCTAGTTTCAGAGCAAGGCATTGTCAATCCAAAAATCCAATAAAAACAATAGATGATTTAAAAATTATTCATAATAATCAATCTATTAACATTCATATTTCTGCTATATCATTTTTACATCATCAAGTACGTATTATTGTAGGTACACTAGTTGAGTGTGGAAAAAATAATTTTTCACCAGAACATATAAAAAATATCTTAAAAGCAAAAAATAGATCTTATGCAGGTATGACAGCACCACCATACGGCTTATATTTTGTAAAAGTAGATTATTAA
- a CDS encoding outer membrane protein assembly factor BamE yields MLTRVIYIALFLLSSCHTISIHHGYPASEVNLWNNVKVGDLSSQVIQLIGDPCIIEENVWYYVSYSIYKKRFFSTKEYESLVLKITFDSQANKVTDIQNIKVDRKSLVKLLKKNTPVTGIHDSLLRQFSNKLQ; encoded by the coding sequence ATGCTAACGAGAGTTATTTATATAGCTTTGTTTTTATTAAGTAGTTGTCATACTATATCTATTCACCATGGCTATCCTGCTTCAGAAGTTAATTTGTGGAATAATGTAAAGGTTGGGGATTTAAGTAGTCAGGTTATACAACTTATAGGGGATCCGTGCATTATTGAGGAAAATGTATGGTATTATGTTTCTTATAGTATTTATAAGAAGCGTTTTTTTTCAACAAAAGAATATGAATCTCTTGTTTTAAAAATAACTTTTGATTCTCAAGCTAATAAGGTAACGGATATACAAAACATTAAGGTGGATAGAAAGAGTTTAGTAAAATTGCTAAAAAAGAATACACCAGTTACTGGTATACATGATAGCTTACTTCGTCAATTTAGCAATAAATTACAATAG
- a CDS encoding lysine--tRNA ligase gives MVGQYKFWPFQEAEKILKRFGENTEIIFETGYGPSGLPHIGTFGEVLRTTAIMNALRKICPNITTKVIVVSDDMDGLRKVPDNIPNKDMIADHLGKPLTMIPDPFCACESYGHHMNMLLCRFLDLFNFEYEFKSATECYKNGLYDEKLLLLLKNYDKVMDVMLPTLGSERQKTYSPFLPICPRTSRVLQVPIVDIDIALGTISYQDENGEVIQVPVTGGKCKLQWKPDWGMRWSALNVKYEAYGKDLQPSAELSSKICEILGSEPPVLFCYELFLDKEGRKISKSKGNGISIEDWLSYAPSESLALYILQNPKKAKKLYFDVIPRSMDDYLCLVDDYHKNVSCDNPVWHIHNGNVPLINISGLSFSLLLNLASACNAETSEVLWGFIENYQDNDNLQDNKILSQLVDFSVKYYHDFVKPYKVYKTPNHDERIILDELKNMLNDFSENITSEEIQSNIFSLMKKYCFNDLRSCFQSFYEILLGQSHGPRLGSFVKLYGVNNTIDLINQALER, from the coding sequence ATGGTGGGACAGTACAAATTTTGGCCATTTCAAGAAGCAGAAAAAATATTAAAAAGATTTGGGGAGAATACAGAAATTATTTTTGAAACTGGTTATGGCCCGTCAGGACTTCCTCATATTGGTACTTTTGGAGAAGTATTACGTACTACAGCAATAATGAATGCTCTACGTAAAATCTGTCCTAATATTACAACAAAAGTAATAGTTGTATCAGATGATATGGATGGTCTAAGGAAAGTGCCAGATAATATTCCAAATAAAGATATGATAGCTGACCATTTAGGTAAACCTTTGACTATGATACCGGATCCTTTTTGTGCTTGTGAAAGTTACGGGCATCATATGAACATGTTGTTGTGTAGGTTTCTTGATTTATTTAATTTTGAATATGAATTTAAAAGTGCAACAGAATGTTATAAGAATGGTTTATATGATGAAAAGTTGCTCTTATTGTTGAAAAATTATGATAAAGTGATGGATGTTATGCTGCCTACATTAGGTAGTGAAAGACAAAAAACTTATAGCCCATTTTTGCCAATATGTCCTAGAACGTCAAGAGTATTACAAGTGCCTATTGTTGATATTGATATTGCATTAGGTACTATTTCTTATCAGGATGAGAATGGGGAAGTTATTCAAGTTCCAGTTACAGGTGGAAAATGTAAATTACAATGGAAGCCAGATTGGGGTATGAGATGGTCAGCACTTAATGTAAAGTATGAAGCATATGGTAAAGATTTGCAGCCATCTGCGGAATTATCTAGTAAAATATGTGAGATTCTAGGTAGTGAACCTCCGGTTCTATTCTGTTATGAGTTGTTTCTTGATAAAGAAGGTAGGAAAATTTCAAAATCAAAAGGTAATGGTATATCAATAGAAGATTGGTTGTCTTATGCTCCTTCTGAAAGTTTAGCATTATATATATTACAGAATCCTAAAAAGGCAAAGAAGTTATATTTTGATGTTATACCGCGTTCTATGGATGATTATTTATGTCTAGTGGATGATTATCATAAAAATGTTAGTTGTGATAATCCTGTGTGGCATATTCATAATGGAAATGTGCCATTAATTAATATTTCTGGGTTAAGTTTTTCTTTATTATTGAATTTAGCATCTGCTTGTAATGCTGAAACTAGTGAAGTATTATGGGGATTCATTGAAAATTACCAAGATAATGATAATCTACAAGATAATAAAATATTATCTCAATTAGTAGATTTTTCAGTTAAATATTATCATGATTTTGTAAAACCATATAAGGTTTATAAAACTCCAAATCATGATGAAAGAATCATATTAGATGAATTGAAAAATATGCTTAATGATTTCTCAGAAAATATTACATCTGAAGAAATACAAAGTAATATATTTTCTTTAATGAAAAAATATTGTTTTAATGATCTGCGATCTTGTTTTCAAAGTTTTTATGAAATTCTATTAGGGCAAAGTCATGGCCCTAGGCTTGGATCTTTTGTAAAATTATATGGAGTAAATAATACTATAGACCTAATAAATCAAGCATTGGAAAGGTGA
- a CDS encoding alpha/beta hydrolase, with product MREIFFNGAVGKIEGKYHHNKTLGAPLALIFHPHPQYGGNMDNKIVYNLYNIFANNGFSVLRINFRGVGKSSGNFEKGIGELSDGAAAADWLQNNNMASSPFWVAGFSFGAWVAMQLMMRRPEVEGFIAVSPPANKYDFSFLSPCPVPGLIIQGDQDSISDEAAVSQLAARLSNSIKSEYMQYYVIEKADHFFRDHMDKFNEIVDNYIKFRLSESVDSRKKGVMHKKIKQRRVVMHDDPV from the coding sequence ATGAGAGAGATATTTTTTAATGGTGCAGTTGGTAAAATTGAAGGGAAATATCATCATAACAAAACGTTAGGTGCTCCACTTGCTTTAATTTTTCATCCTCATCCCCAATATGGTGGAAACATGGATAATAAGATTGTATATAATTTATACAATATATTTGCTAATAATGGATTTTCTGTTTTAAGGATTAATTTTCGTGGAGTAGGTAAATCATCTGGTAATTTTGAAAAAGGCATAGGTGAGTTAAGTGATGGTGCAGCAGCAGCAGATTGGTTACAAAATAATAATATGGCATCATCTCCTTTTTGGGTTGCTGGTTTTTCTTTTGGAGCATGGGTTGCTATGCAATTAATGATGAGACGTCCTGAAGTTGAAGGATTCATAGCAGTGTCACCACCTGCGAATAAATATGATTTTTCATTTTTATCACCTTGTCCTGTACCTGGATTAATTATTCAAGGTGACCAGGATAGCATTTCTGATGAAGCTGCAGTATCTCAACTAGCTGCTCGATTGAGTAATTCTATTAAAAGTGAGTACATGCAATATTATGTTATAGAAAAAGCAGATCATTTCTTCCGTGATCATATGGATAAGTTTAATGAGATTGTTGATAATTATATAAAATTTCGCTTATCTGAATCTGTAGATAGTCGTAAGAAGGGGGTTATGCATAAGAAAATAAAGCAACGTCGTGTTGTTATGCATGATGATCCAGTATAG
- a CDS encoding aminotransferase class V-fold PLP-dependent enzyme, whose product MLITTRLRYAVMFMVKLAQEYYTLKGSTQPKRMSHIANSQSLSEGYLEQIIVKLKKQGLINSTKGPGGGYSLNKSPNSITLNLILESIGENIKITRCKNHLIGCLSNNARCITHNLWDNIGNHIKKYLNSISLEDILNNNFKSGTTVNNNANEYIYADYNSTSTILPTVKSQLDNLSSLNIYNPSSTHKLGQNTKSIIEKTREIAINQLNAKNHDVIFTSSGTEANNLVINSTADYKYLISSIEHLSIMNCAINAELIPVDSNGTVCLDTLSDILYKCKDEKVLVSIMTANNETGVIQPIKEIVEISHKFGAIVHTDAIQACGKIHVDIEDLGVDLLTISSHKLGSIAGTGILFFNSKKIKIKPMILGGHQEKGLRAGTENVVSIYLLSISLSNLKDSIKKMSSVERLRDKLENQILNLVPEAQIFGKNTRRLPNTTCISMPNVNSEIQTISFDIDNIAVGSGSACSSGALEHSHVLAAMGIDDNVAKNSIRISLSPDVTDDQVNKIVNCWYKIYKNNQLLKLN is encoded by the coding sequence ATGTTAATTACGACAAGGCTACGTTATGCTGTCATGTTTATGGTAAAATTAGCTCAGGAGTATTACACATTAAAAGGTAGCACTCAGCCAAAAAGGATGTCACATATTGCAAATAGCCAATCCCTCTCTGAAGGATACTTAGAGCAAATTATTGTAAAACTAAAAAAGCAAGGATTAATAAACTCTACAAAAGGCCCTGGTGGTGGTTATTCTTTAAATAAGAGTCCAAATTCAATTACACTTAATCTAATTCTTGAATCCATAGGAGAAAATATAAAAATTACAAGATGTAAAAATCATCTCATAGGATGCTTATCAAATAATGCTAGATGTATTACTCACAATTTATGGGATAATATAGGCAATCATATTAAAAAATATTTAAATAGCATTTCATTAGAAGATATACTTAACAATAATTTTAAATCTGGCACGACTGTAAACAATAATGCTAATGAATATATATATGCAGATTATAATTCAACATCAACTATATTACCCACAGTTAAAAGTCAATTAGATAATCTATCTTCTCTAAACATATACAATCCGTCATCAACACATAAACTAGGGCAAAATACAAAAAGTATTATAGAAAAAACAAGAGAAATAGCCATCAATCAATTAAATGCTAAAAATCATGACGTAATTTTTACTTCATCTGGTACAGAAGCAAACAATTTAGTAATAAATAGTACTGCTGATTATAAATACTTAATTTCTTCCATAGAACATCTATCTATCATGAACTGTGCAATAAATGCAGAATTAATACCAGTAGATTCTAATGGAACGGTATGCTTAGATACATTAAGCGATATTTTATACAAATGTAAAGATGAAAAAGTTCTCGTATCAATAATGACTGCAAATAATGAAACTGGAGTAATTCAACCTATAAAAGAAATAGTAGAAATATCACATAAATTTGGTGCAATAGTACATACAGATGCTATACAAGCATGCGGAAAAATTCACGTAGATATTGAAGATTTAGGGGTAGATTTACTAACAATTTCATCACATAAACTTGGTAGTATTGCTGGAACTGGTATATTGTTTTTTAATAGTAAAAAAATAAAAATAAAGCCTATGATATTAGGTGGACACCAAGAAAAAGGACTACGTGCAGGTACTGAAAATGTTGTATCAATCTATTTATTATCTATATCTCTAAGCAATCTAAAAGATTCTATAAAAAAAATGTCTAGTGTTGAGAGATTACGTGATAAACTAGAAAATCAAATATTAAACTTGGTACCTGAAGCTCAAATTTTTGGCAAGAACACACGAAGGTTACCAAACACTACATGCATTTCGATGCCAAATGTAAACAGTGAAATACAAACAATAAGTTTTGATATTGATAACATTGCAGTTGGTAGTGGATCTGCCTGTTCTTCTGGAGCATTAGAACATTCCCATGTATTAGCTGCGATGGGAATAGATGATAACGTAGCTAAAAACTCTATCAGGATTAGTCTTAGTCCTGATGTAACAGATGATCAAGTAAACAAAATAGTTAATTGTTGGTACAAGATATATAAAAATAATCAATTACTCAAATTAAATTAG
- a CDS encoding IscS subfamily cysteine desulfurase, translating into MEQEKRQINLPVFLDYQSTTKTDDRVLEAMMPYFKQFSNPHSRSHSFGWKAESAVELARERVASLINAEAKEVIFTSGATESNNLAIKGVANFYKNKGNHIITVRTEHKCVLDSCRYLETEGFHVTYLDVQKNGILDLELLKSSITDKTILVSVMMVNNEIGVIQPIEKIGKICHEHGIFFHTDAAQAFGKISIDVKKMNIDLLSISGHKIYAPMGIGALYIRKRQPRVRLTPMINGGGQERGMRSGTVPTPLAVGLGEAARIAQEVMEEENIRIRELRDILYNEIKKHLPYVVLNGDYEQRIAGNLNLSFPYVEGESIIMAINNLAVSSGSACTSASLEPSYVLRALNIEKDLEHSSIRFGIGRFTTREEILYAAELIVSSIKKLREMSPLWEMVQEGVDLNNIKWDAH; encoded by the coding sequence ATGGAACAAGAAAAACGACAAATCAATTTACCTGTGTTTCTCGACTATCAATCTACAACAAAAACAGATGATAGGGTATTAGAAGCTATGATGCCCTACTTTAAACAATTTTCTAATCCTCACTCACGCAGTCACTCCTTTGGCTGGAAAGCTGAATCAGCAGTTGAGTTAGCCAGGGAAAGAGTCGCATCTTTAATAAATGCCGAAGCTAAAGAAGTAATATTCACTTCAGGTGCAACAGAATCAAATAACTTAGCAATTAAAGGAGTAGCAAACTTTTATAAAAACAAAGGAAATCATATAATTACAGTACGTACAGAACATAAATGCGTTTTAGATTCATGCCGTTACTTAGAGACAGAAGGGTTTCATGTTACTTACTTAGACGTACAAAAAAACGGTATCTTAGATTTAGAGTTATTAAAATCATCTATCACTGATAAAACAATACTAGTATCAGTAATGATGGTGAACAATGAAATTGGCGTTATTCAACCAATTGAAAAAATAGGAAAAATTTGTCATGAACATGGAATATTTTTTCATACTGATGCAGCTCAAGCTTTTGGAAAAATATCAATAGATGTCAAAAAAATGAACATCGATCTTTTAAGTATATCAGGACACAAGATATATGCTCCAATGGGAATAGGAGCACTATATATACGCAAACGCCAACCACGAGTACGCCTTACTCCTATGATTAACGGAGGTGGTCAAGAGCGTGGTATGAGATCAGGAACAGTACCTACTCCATTAGCTGTAGGGTTAGGAGAAGCAGCACGTATAGCTCAAGAAGTAATGGAGGAAGAAAACATCAGGATAAGAGAATTGCGAGACATTTTATATAATGAAATAAAAAAACACTTACCATATGTCGTATTAAACGGGGATTACGAACAACGTATAGCAGGAAATCTAAATTTAAGTTTTCCATATGTTGAAGGAGAATCTATAATTATGGCAATCAATAATCTCGCAGTCAGTTCAGGTTCTGCTTGTACTTCTGCTTCTTTAGAACCATCCTATGTTTTACGTGCTTTAAATATTGAAAAAGACTTAGAGCATTCATCCATCAGATTTGGTATAGGTAGGTTTACTACAAGAGAAGAAATTTTATATGCCGCAGAGCTTATTGTTAGCAGCATAAAAAAATTACGTGAGATGAGTCCATTATGGGAAATGGTCCAAGAAGGTGTAGACCTTAATAATATCAAATGGGATGCACATTGA
- the iscU gene encoding Fe-S cluster assembly scaffold IscU produces MSYSESLLEHYKNPKNVGTLPKEDYNVGTGLVGAPSCGDVMKLQIKVDDNGKIIDAKFKTFGCGAAIAASSLATELIKGKTIDEAHQLKNTVLAKELSLPPVKIHCSLLAEDAVKAAIKDYNMKQATKKDKLSSSNE; encoded by the coding sequence ATGAGTTATAGTGAATCTCTTCTAGAGCATTACAAAAATCCTAAAAACGTCGGTACTCTACCTAAAGAAGATTATAATGTAGGAACTGGACTAGTAGGAGCTCCAAGCTGTGGAGATGTAATGAAGTTACAAATAAAAGTAGATGATAATGGTAAAATCATTGATGCAAAGTTTAAAACTTTCGGATGTGGAGCCGCAATTGCAGCAAGTTCTTTAGCAACAGAGCTAATAAAAGGTAAGACAATAGATGAAGCACATCAATTAAAAAATACTGTTTTAGCAAAAGAATTAAGCCTGCCTCCAGTAAAGATACATTGTTCTTTACTTGCAGAAGATGCTGTAAAAGCTGCCATAAAGGATTATAACATGAAGCAAGCAACCAAAAAAGACAAGCTTTCATCTTCAAATGAATAG
- a CDS encoding HesB/IscA family protein: MMNSETPTFYNSEDSEDNSCSSQIKYHINSKITNKSPIIITESAIKKIRELIKQKEGAVIGIRIMVKQKGCFGLKYNIEYAHDIKLLDVEIKVEYQNENFTILIDPKAMMFINGTEMDHVENKISSGFTFNNPNEKGRCGCGESFYV, encoded by the coding sequence ATGATGAATAGTGAAACTCCTACATTTTATAATAGTGAAGACAGTGAAGATAATTCATGCAGTTCACAGATCAAGTATCACATAAATAGCAAAATAACAAACAAATCTCCCATTATTATTACAGAAAGTGCTATAAAAAAAATAAGAGAGCTTATTAAACAAAAAGAAGGTGCTGTTATTGGTATCAGGATTATGGTGAAACAAAAAGGATGTTTTGGTCTCAAGTATAATATTGAATATGCACATGATATCAAGCTATTAGATGTAGAAATTAAAGTAGAATATCAAAATGAGAATTTTACTATATTAATTGACCCCAAAGCAATGATGTTTATCAATGGAACAGAAATGGACCATGTAGAAAACAAAATATCTTCAGGTTTTACATTTAATAATCCTAATGAGAAAGGAAGATGTGGATGTGGGGAGAGTTTCTATGTATAA